The Miscanthus floridulus cultivar M001 chromosome 6, ASM1932011v1, whole genome shotgun sequence genomic interval gcggcgctgGCAGCCTTGTTTGCCGTTGGATTGTGCGGCAACACAGTGACCTTGACGGTCGGCAAGGGCACCACCTCCACGTACACACACCTAGTCCTTGTCGCCAACCTCCCCATCCATGAGCTGGCGATCAGAGAAAAGGGCGCCGCGGAATTTTTGGACGACATGAAGGAGTCACCAGCCATGACCTTTACACAAGACAGCAAGGCACCGCTCAAGGCGCCCCTCTCCGTCCGCTTTTCTGTGAAGGGTGGTGGCTACCGCAACAGGGATGAAATTTTCCCTGCTGGATTGAAGCCTGGCTCAGTTATCAAAACTGATATCAAGTTTGAGGGGTAATTGGCACATCTCCTCTTCCACTGAGTCAAAATTGTTGACCACTATATAATTTTGTAAGATTGATTGAGGCCATAAATAAGTAGGCCAATAATTCATTTACTATGGTTATTTTGTGGTACTACCGCAAAATAAAGTATATATACTAGGGTCTCCTGAATATTGTTGCGGAGCTATGTATACACACAATTTGCAATATTATATTTttatatggcataagatatctaGTCAACCCTTTGTCAAGGCGGCTGTGTacattttatttttctaaatttccaTTACATGTATGTGTCAAAATCAGTGAAGCTTTTTTTTAATCTTATTTAGCATGTCCAAAATGTCATGAAAATTGCATTTGCAATTGCGACCTTTTCTTTAACACAAATTGTTCAGTCACTACAAAAGTTTTACCCTAATCCAACCACTTGTATCCACAGCGTCACAAATTCAATCGCAATAGGAGGCCCTATTGCAACATGAACTATAAGTTGTTGCGATACATGGCACTTAATACATCTAAACTACTGAGTTGTACATGTTAGTCGTAACCTCCATTGGAAGAGGTAGGTGTAAGGGCCACGATAAATTGTTGTTGCAAGTAAGTGTAAATATTGCAAGAAATTACGATGCGTTGTGTTAATAATAAGCCGCTGGAATTCATGGCATCAGCGAGGATGCGAtgaactttgacgagcaggacgcACTACTTCCGCGGTGGGCTAAATTCATTAATCGCTGCAGGCAAAAGGGCCCGCCGTGGCCACgaggtc includes:
- the LOC136460138 gene encoding pollen allergen Phl p 2-like; the encoded protein is MASSSSFLLAMAALAALFAVGLCGNTVTLTVGKGTTSTYTHLVLVANLPIHELAIREKGAAEFLDDMKESPAMTFTQDSKAPLKAPLSVRFSVKGGGYRNRDEIFPAGLKPGSVIKTDIKFEG